In one window of Chryseobacterium phocaeense DNA:
- a CDS encoding BT0820 family HAD-type phosphatase: MLNNKKIAVDFDGTIVDDAYPAIGKAKIFAFETLRKLQAEGYRLILWTYRHGKTLDEAVEFCKQNGVEFYAVNSSFEGEIFDSENQSRKLDADWFIDDRNLGGFPGWGEIYNIIQERIEFRVEGKEVLAYSKLKKEKKKGLFW, encoded by the coding sequence ATGTTAAATAATAAAAAAATTGCTGTAGATTTTGACGGAACTATTGTGGATGATGCATACCCGGCAATTGGGAAAGCAAAAATATTCGCTTTCGAAACATTAAGAAAACTTCAGGCAGAAGGATACAGACTTATCCTTTGGACATATAGACACGGAAAAACTTTAGATGAAGCCGTAGAATTCTGTAAGCAGAATGGCGTTGAGTTCTATGCGGTGAATTCAAGTTTTGAAGGAGAAATTTTTGATTCCGAGAACCAATCCAGAAAACTGGATGCAGACTGGTTCATTGATGACAGAAATTTAGGAGGGTTTCCGGGCTGGGGAGAAATCTACAACATTATCCAGGAAAGAATAGAATTCAGGGTAGAAGGAAAAGAAGTTCTGGCTTATTCCAAACTTAAAAAAGAAAAGAAAAAAGGACTTTTCTGGTAG
- the map gene encoding type I methionyl aminopeptidase, which produces MIQLKTIEELRLMKESAHLVSKTLGMLAKEIKPGINTLYLDKLAHDFIKDHGAEPAFLGYGGFPNSLCISPNDQVVHGFPNNDIIKEGDVLSVDCGVILNGFVGDHAYTFEIGEVKPEVKKLLQVTKESLYKGIEQCMRGKRIGDISHAIQAHCEKEGYGVVRELVGHGLGRKMHEDPQVPNYGKQGSGKVIKDGLAIAIEPMVNLGTEKVKFHNDGWTVTTLDNLPSAHFEHDVAVINGKPVLLSTFKYVYEALGIVSDEEKPFQLDF; this is translated from the coding sequence ATGATTCAATTAAAAACAATAGAGGAGCTCCGCCTGATGAAGGAGAGTGCGCATCTGGTTTCCAAAACACTGGGAATGCTGGCCAAAGAAATAAAACCGGGAATCAATACACTATATCTTGATAAGCTTGCCCATGATTTTATTAAAGATCACGGTGCTGAACCTGCTTTTTTAGGATACGGAGGTTTCCCGAATTCTTTGTGTATTTCCCCGAATGATCAGGTCGTACACGGTTTTCCAAACAATGATATTATCAAAGAAGGAGATGTTCTTTCTGTAGACTGTGGAGTAATTCTTAACGGCTTCGTAGGAGATCACGCTTACACATTTGAGATCGGAGAAGTAAAGCCGGAGGTTAAAAAATTGCTGCAGGTAACCAAAGAATCCCTTTACAAAGGAATTGAGCAATGCATGAGAGGAAAAAGAATCGGGGATATTTCCCACGCGATTCAGGCGCATTGCGAAAAAGAAGGTTACGGTGTAGTGAGAGAGCTTGTAGGACATGGTTTGGGAAGAAAGATGCATGAGGATCCACAGGTTCCGAACTACGGAAAGCAGGGAAGCGGAAAAGTCATCAAAGACGGTTTAGCGATCGCTATTGAGCCGATGGTAAACCTTGGAACAGAAAAAGTAAAATTCCATAACGACGGCTGGACGGTAACTACCCTGGATAACCTGCCTTCTGCCCATTTTGAGCACGATGTAGCGGTGATCAATGGTAAACCGGTATTACTTTCCACATTCAAATACGTTTATGAGGCCTTAGGTATTGTAAGCGATGAAGAGAAGCCATTCCAACTGGATTTTTAA
- a CDS encoding class I SAM-dependent methyltransferase, with the protein MKKVTKLLLNKIPRPMLIKMSIWARPLIYQFFKGDQFFDPIDGKSYRKFLPYGYGKQRENALSPGTLSLERHRQMWLYLQNETDFFIKNAKVLHIAPEQEFLRKFKMMKNLDYISADLFSPIVDVKADILELPFADESFDIIFCNHVLEHIVDDAKAISELYRVMRPGGWGIFQVPMRNSLEKTYEDFSITDPKERQKHFGQYDHVRWYGMDYFDRLRKAGFETEPNFYSKNFSEEEIKKYGLRENEILPVVFKK; encoded by the coding sequence ATGAAGAAAGTAACCAAACTTTTACTCAATAAAATACCCCGCCCGATGCTGATCAAAATGAGCATCTGGGCGAGGCCATTGATTTATCAGTTCTTCAAAGGTGACCAGTTTTTTGATCCTATTGACGGGAAATCTTACCGGAAATTCCTTCCTTACGGATACGGAAAGCAGCGTGAAAATGCATTGTCTCCGGGGACTTTAAGCCTTGAAAGACACCGCCAGATGTGGCTGTATTTGCAGAATGAGACTGATTTTTTCATCAAAAATGCGAAAGTTCTCCATATCGCTCCCGAGCAGGAGTTTTTGAGGAAATTCAAGATGATGAAAAACCTGGATTATATTTCTGCAGACCTGTTTTCGCCCATTGTGGATGTGAAAGCGGATATCCTTGAACTGCCGTTTGCGGATGAAAGCTTTGATATTATCTTTTGCAATCATGTCCTGGAACATATCGTAGATGATGCAAAGGCCATCAGTGAGCTGTACAGGGTGATGAGGCCCGGAGGCTGGGGAATTTTCCAGGTTCCGATGAGGAATTCCTTAGAAAAAACCTATGAAGATTTTTCCATTACTGATCCTAAAGAGCGCCAGAAACATTTTGGGCAGTACGATCACGTCCGCTGGTATGGAATGGATTATTTCGACCGTTTAAGAAAGGCGGGTTTTGAAACAGAACCTAATTTCTATTCGAAGAATTTTTCAGAAGAAGAAATTAAAAAATACGGCTTAAGAGAAAACGAAATCTTACCCGTGGTTTTCAAAAAATAA